The following are encoded in a window of Drosophila simulans strain w501 chromosome 3L, Prin_Dsim_3.1, whole genome shotgun sequence genomic DNA:
- the LOC6738752 gene encoding chromodomain-helicase-DNA-binding protein Mi-2 homolog isoform X4, which produces MTHEEEEAQEDNAPAAELSNDSDAPLKPNNDEDDDYDPEDSRRKKKGKKRKTRKGEEKGRKKKKRKKNESEEDSDFVQHDENVEYPSTSKRGRKRKEEKQAAKEKESASSGMPSVEEVCSAFSVCDVEIEYSEEELQSLTTYKAFMQHVRPILQKENPKIAAPKLIMLVAAKWREFCESNPHIQQEGGAAGSGASAGQARSVAGDEPEEPRSSRSSRNEKPDDIYEEAVEEEEEEEEEEKKPRRKRSGRGKKGRRPSGKVPTLKIKLLGKRKRDSSDEEQDASGASERDSDLEFERMLQKSDDSADEKEAPVSSKADNSAPATQDDGSGAPVVRKKAKTKIGNKFKKKNKLKKTKNFPEGEDGEHEHQDYCEVCQQGGEIILCDTCPRAYHLVCLEPELDEPPEGKWSCPHCEADGGAAEEEDDDEHQEFCRVCKDGGELLCCDSCPSAYHTFCLNPPLDTIPDGDWRCPRCSCPPLTGKAEKIITWRWAQRSNDDGPSTSKGSKNSNSRVREYFIKWHNMSYWHCEWVPEVQLDVHHPLMIRSFQRKYDMEEPPKFEESLDEADTRYKRIQRHKDKVGMKANDDAEVLEERFYKNGVKPEWLIVQRVINHRTARDGSTMYLVKWRELPYDKSTWEEEGDDIQGLRQAIDYYQDLRAVCTSETTQSRSKKSKKGRKSKLKVEDDEDRPVKHYTPPPEKPTTDLKKKYEDQPAFLEGTGMQLHPYQIEGINWLRYSWGQGIDTILADEMGLGKTIQTVTFLYSLYKEGHCRGPFLVAVPLSTLVNWEREFELWAPDFYCITYIGDKDSRAVIRENELSFEEGAIRGSKVSRLRTTQYKFNVLLTSYELISMDAACLGSIDWAVLVVDEAHRLKSNQSKFFRILNSYTIAYKLLLTGTPLQNNLEELFHLLNFLSRDKFNDLQAFQGEFADVSKEEQVKRLHEMLGPHMLRRLKTDVLKNMPSKSEFIVRVELSAMQKKFYKFILTKNYEALNSKSGGGSCSLINIMMDLKKCCNHPYLFPSAAEEATTAAGGLYEINSLTKAAGKLVLLSKMLKQLKAQNHRVLIFSQMTKMLDILEDFLEGEQYKYERIDGGITGTLRQEAIDRFNAPGAQQFVFLLSTRAGGLGINLATADTVIIYDSDWNPHNDIQAFSRAHRIGQANKVMIYRFVTRNSVEERVTQVAKRKMMLTHLVVRPGMGGKGANFTKQELDDILRFGTEDLFKEDDKEEAIHYDDKAVAELLDRTNRGIEEKESWANEYLSSFKVASYATKEEEEEEETEIIKQDAENSDPAYWVKLLRHHYEQHQEDVGRSLGKGKRVRKQVNYTDGGVVAADTTRDDSNWQDNGSEYNSEYSAGSDEDGGDDDFDDQNGAERKAKRRLERRDDRPLPPLLARVGGNIEVLGFNARQRKSFLNAIMRYGMPPQDAFNSQWLVRDLRGKSERNFKAYVSLFMRHLCEPGADNAETFADGVPREGLSRQHVLTRIGVMSLIRKKVQEFEHINGYYSMPELILKPCEPVRSALKQDVAALEAPPAGGNVDKSATTSNSVTPATSAAPSPAPASEKGEDKDKDSEKEKDKTSAEKSEVKQEQEAEDDKKPGDVKQENPVEEASGDTKPSDAEVKTEVAKTEPKEEAKDPEVKEEPKTEEKEKEKVEDKKPVPPTTVIDDDDDDVMIVKEDGELEKPSASSPKDQKAVAAAASAATGATGKGAEDSLEVLKRKFMFNIADGGFTELHTLWLNEEKAAVPGREYEIWHRRHDYWLLAGIVTHGYGRWQDIQNDIRFAIINEPFKMDVGKGNFLEIKNKFLARRFKLLEQALVIEEQLRRAAYLNLAQDPSHPAMSLNARFAEVECLAESHQHLSKESLAGNKPANAVLHKVLNQLEELLSDMKSDVSRLPATLARIPPVAQRLQMSERSILSRLAATAGNASNAAQLMAQFPAGFQGTTLPAFTSGPAGNFANFRPQFSVPGQLSNNSGV; this is translated from the exons ATGACTCACG aagaagaagaggccCAGGAAGACAACGCACCTGCGGCGGAGCTGTCCAACGATTCCGACGCGCCTCTGAAGCCGAAT AACGACGAAGACGACGACTACGATCCGGAGGACAGTCGCAGGAAGAAGAAGGGCAAGAAGCGCAAGACCAGGAAGGGCGAGGAGAAGGGtcgcaagaagaagaagcgcaAGAAGAACGAGAGCGAGGAGGACAGCGACTTTGTCCAGCACGATGAGAACGTGGAGTACCCCAGCACCTCCAAGCGCGGTCGCAAGCGCAAGGAGGAGAAACAGGCCGCCAAGGAGAAGGAGTCGGCATCATCCG GAATGCCATCTGTGGAAGAGGTGTGCTCGGCCTTTAGCGTCTGCGATGTGGAGATCGAGTACAgtgaggaggagctgcagagCCTGACCACCTACAAGGCTTTCATGCAGCATGTTCGTCCGATTCTGCAGAAGGAGAACCCCAAGATTGCGGCACCAAAGCTAATAATGCTGGTGGCAGCCAAGTGGAGGGAGTTCTGCGAGAGCAATCCGCACATCCAGCAGGAGGGCGGTGCCGCCGGCTCCGGTGCATCCGCCGGACAGGCACGCAGTGTGGCTGGCGATGAGCCGGAGGAACCTCGATCATCGCGTTCCTCGCGCAACGAGAAACCGGACGATATCTACGAGGAGgccgtcgaggaggaggaagaagaggaggaggaggagaagaagccGCGTCGCAAgcgcagtgggcgtggcaagaaGGGACGTCGTCCCTCCGGCAAGGTGCCCACTCTTAAGATTAAGCTGCTCGGCAAGCGCAAGCGCGATAGTTCGGATGAGGAGCAAGATGCTAGCGGTGCATCGGAACGCGACTCGGATCTTGAGTTCGAACGGATGCTTCAGAAGTCGGATGACAGTGCCGATGAAAAGGAGGCTCCTGTCTCCTCCAAGGCGGACAACTCAGCACCCGCTACCCAGGACGATGGATCAGGCGCTCCCGTGGTGCGCAAGAAGGCCAAGACCAAGATCGGCAACAAGTTCAAGAAGAAGAATAAACTCAAGAAAACGAAGAACTTCCCGGAGGGCGAAGATGGCGAGCATGAGCACCAGGACTACTGCGAGGTGTGCCAGCAAGGAGGTGAGATCATCCTGTGCGACACCTGCCCTCGGGCATATCACTTGGTGTGCCTGGAGCCAGAGCTGGATGAGCCGCCAGAGGGCAAGTGGTCGTGCCCGCACTGCGAGGCTGACGGAGGTGCTGCTGAGGAAGAGGACGATGATGAGCACCAGGAGTTCTGCCGCGTGTGCAAGGATGGTGGCGAGTTGCTGTGCTGCGACTCTTGTCCCTCCGCCTATCACACGTTCTGCTTGAATCCGCCTCTGGACACTATACCCGATGGCGATTGGCGCTGTCCCCGTTGCAGCTGCCCTCCGCTCACTGGCAAGGCTGAGAAGATCATCACCTGGCGATGGGCACAGCGTAGCAATGACGACGGTCCCTCCACCTCGAAGGGATCAAAGAACAGTAACTCCCGGGTGCGCGAGTACTTTATCAAGTGGCACAACATGTCCTACTGGCACTGCGAATGGGTGCCCGAGGTGCAACTGGACGTCCATCATCCGCTCATGATCCGTTCGTTCCAGCGCAAGTACGACATGGAAGAACCGCCCAAGTTCGAGGAGTCGCTGGATGAGGCGGACACTCGTTACAAGCGTATTCAGCGGCACAAGGACAAGGTTGGCATGAAGGCAAACGATGATGCCGAAGTGCTGGAGGAGCGCTTCTACAAGAATGGCGTCAAGCCAGAGTGGCTCATTGTCCAGCGCGTTATCAACCATCGTACGGCAAGAGATGGCAGCACCATGTATCTGGTGAAGTGGCGCGAGTTGCCCTATGACAAGTCCACCTGGGAAGAAGAGGGTGATGACATACAGGGCCTGCGACAAGCCATCGATTACTATCAGGATCTGCGTGCGGTTTGCACCTCGGAGACCACTCAGTCGCGCAGCAAAAAGAGCAAGAAGGGTCGCAAGTCCAAGCTCAAGgtggaggacgacgaggatcGCCCGGTCAAGCACTACACACCGCCGCCGGAAAAGCCAACTACTGATCTGAAGAAGAAGTATGAGGATCAGCCGGCTTTCTTGGAGGGCACTGGCATGCAGTTGCATCCCTACCAGATCGAGGGCATTAACTGGTTGCGCTACAGCTGGGGCCAGGGCATCGACACCATCCTGGCCGACGAGATGGGTCTGGGTAAGACCATTCAGACGGTCACCTTCCTGTACTCTTTGTACAAGGAGGGCCATTGCCGCGGCCCCTTCCTCGTGGCCGTGCCACTCTCGACGCTAGTGAACTGGGAACGCGAGTTTGAGCTGTGGGCTCCGGACTTTTACTGCATCACGTATATCGGCGACAAGGACTCGAGAGCGGTTATACGGGAGAACGAGCTGAGCTTCGAGGAGGGCGCCATTCGTGGTAGCAAGGTTTCGCGCTTGCGGACCACCCAGTATAAATTCAACGTACTGCTGACTAGCTACGAGCTGATCTCCATGGACGCTGCTTGTCTGGGCAGCATTGACTGGGCCGTGCTCGTCGTGGACGAGGCCCATCGATTGAAGAGCAACCAGAGCAAGTTCTTCCGTATCCTGAACAGCTACACCATTGCCTACAAGCTTCTGCTTACCGGCACACCGCTGCAGAACAATCTCGAGGAGCTGTTCCATCTGCTCAACTTCTTGAGCCGCGACAAGTTCAATGATCTGCAGGCCTTCCAGGGCGAGTTCGCTGACGTTTCGAAGGAGGAGCAGGTTAAGCGTCTGCACGAGATGCTTGGACCGCACATGCTGCGTCGTTTGAAGACGGATGTGCTGAAGAACATGCCCTCCAAGTCTGAGTTTATCGTGCGTGTCGAGCTGTCGGCCATGCAGAAGAAGTTCTACAAGTTCATCTTGACCAAGAACTACGAGGCTTTGAATTCGAAGAGCGGTGGTGGCTCTTGCTCACTGATCAACATTATGATGGACCTGAAGAAGTGCTGCAACCATCCGTATCTCTTTCCCTCGGCCGCCGAGGAGGCAACCACCGCTGCCGGTGGTCTTTACGAGATTAACTCGTTGACCAAAGCTGCTGGCAAGCTGGTCCTGCTATCCAAGATGCTGAAGCAGCTGAAGGCACAAAACCATCGTGTCTTGATTTTCTCCCAGATGACCAAGATGTTGGACATTCTCGAGGACTTCCTCGAGGGCGAGCAGTACAAGTACGAACGGATTGACGGTGGAATCACAGGAACATTGCGTCAGGAAGCCATTGATAGGTTCAATGCACCAGGTGCGCAGCAGTTTGTCTTTTTGCTAAGTACTCGAGCCGGAGGATTGGGTATTAACTTGGCCACGGCCGATACTGTCATTATTTATGACTCCGATTGGAATCCCCACAACGATATTCAGGCCTTCTCGCGAGCCCATCGTATCGGCCAGGCTAACAAGGTGATGATCTATCGATTTGTTACTCGAAATTCTGTGGAGGAGCGCGTTACCCAGGTGGCCAAGCGAAAGATGATGTTGACTCATCTTGTGGTCCGTCCGGGAATGGGCGGTAAAGGCGCTAACTTTACCAAGCAAGAACTGGACGATATCCTTCGTTTCGGTACCGAGGATCTGTTCAAGGAGGATGACAAGGAGGAAGCTATCCACTATGACGACAAGGCGGTGGCCGAACTGCTCGACAGAACCAACCGCGGTATCGAGGAGAAAGAGTCCTGGGCCAACGAGTATCTGTCCTCGTTTAAGGTGGCTTCGTACGCCACTaaagaagaggaggaggaggaagagacGGAGATTATCAAACAAGATGCCGAGAACTCTGATCCGGCGTACTGGGTGAAGCTGCTGCGCCATCACTATGAACAGCACCAGGAAGATGTGGGCCGCAGCCTGGGCAAGGGCAAGCGCGTCCGTAAACAGGTCAACTACACGGATGGCGGCGTTGTGGCGGCAGATACCACGCGGGATGATTCCAACTGGCAGGACAACGGAAGCGAGTATAACTCAGAGTATTCAGCTGGCTCCGACGAGGATGGCGGCGACGATGACTTCGATGACCAGAATGGCGCCGAGAGAAAGGCCAAGCGGCGATTGGAGCGTCGCGACGATCGTCCATTGCCCCCACTGTTGGCACGCGTGGGTGGAAACATCGAGGTGCTCGGCTTTAATGCCCGTCAACGCAAGAGCTTCCTCAATGCCATTATGCGGTACGGAATGCCGCCGCAGGATGCCTTCAACTCGCAGTGGCTAGTCCGGGATTTGCGTGGTAAATCGGAGCGCAATTTTAAGGCGTATGTTTCTCTGTTTATGCGGCATCTTTGCGAGCCGGGAGCAGACAATGCGGAAACCTTTGCCGATGGTGTGCCGCGCGAAGGTCTATCCCGCCAGCATGTGCTCACCCGGATCGGTGTGATGTCGCTAATTCGCAAGAAAGTACAGGAATTCGAGCATATTAACGGATACTACAGCATGCCGGAGCTCATTCTCAAGCCGTGCGAGCCCGTACGATCAGCCCTGAAACAGGATGTGGCGGCACTTGAAGCTCCGCCTGCCGGTGGCAATGTTGACAAGAGCGCTACTACCAGCAATAGCGTCACTCCAGCCACCAGTGCGGCTCCCAGTCCAGCGCCAGCCTCGGAGAAAGGTGAAGACAAGGACAAGGACTCCGAAAAGGAGAAGGATAAGACCTCGGCAGAGAAGAGCGAGGTGAAGCAAGAACAAGAGGCTGAGGATGACAAGAAGCCCGGGGATGTCAAGCAGGAGAACCCGGTGGAGGAAGCCTCCGGCGACACAAAGCCCAGCGACGCGGAGGTCAAAACCGAGGTGGCTAAGACAGAGCCCAAGGAAGAGGCCAAGGACCCGGAGGTTAAGGAGGAGCCCAAGACCGAAGagaaggaaaaagaaaaggtgGAGGACAAGAAGCCAGTACCACCGACGACAGTAAttgacgacgacgatgacgatgtgATGATTGTCAAGGAGGACGGTGAGCTAGAAAAGCCCAGTGCCAGTTCACCCAAGGATCAGAAGGCGGTCGCCgctgctgcgtctgctgcAACTGGAGCCACTGGCAAGGGAGCGGAGGACAGCTTGGAGGTGCTAAAGCGCAAATTTATGTTCAACATCGCCGACGGCGGCTTCACCGAACTGCACACTCTGTGGCTCAACGAGGAGAAGGCTGCCGTTCCCGGGCGAGAATACGAGATCTGGCACCGTCGCCACGACTACTGGCTGTTGGCCGGAATTGTAACCCATGGCTATGGCCGTTGGCAGGATATCCAAAACGATATCCGTTTCGCGATCATTAACGAACCCTTCAAGATGGACGTTGGCAAGGGCAACTTTCTGGAAATCAAAAACAAGTTCCTGGCCCGGCGTTTTAAGTTGCTGGAGCAGGCGCTGGTCATCGAGGAGCAGCTGCGCCGAGCGGCCTACCTCAATCTCGCCCAGGACCCCAGCCACCCGGCCATGTCGCTTAACGCCCGTTTCGCAGAGGTCGAATGCCTGGCTGAGTCCCATCAGCATCTGAGCAAGGAATCGCTGGCTGGTAACAAGCCCGCAAACGCTGTTCTGCACAAGGTGCTCAACCAGCTCGAGGAGCTGCTCTCGGACATGAAGAGCGATGTGTCCCGGCTGCCAGCTACACTGGCTCGCATCCCACCTGTGGCGCAGCGGCTTCAGATGTCCGAGAGATCGATTCTCTCCCGACTGGCGGCCACCGCCGGAAATGCCTCTAATGCAG CTCAATTGATGGCACAATTCCCGGCTGGATTCCAGGGCACAACTTTGCCAGCATTCACGAGCGGACCGGCTGGCAACTTTGCCAACTTCCGGCCACAGTTCTCGGTGCCCGGCCAGCTTTCGAATAATTCCGGCGTCTAG